The genomic DNA TAAACCAGGTTCATTGCTGTGAAAATACAAGTTAGTAAACATGCATAAGCCAAAAGATAAAAGGTTAAATTActtacagagaaacaaaaaaataaagaaacaagattTAAACTACCTAGTATCTTTGTAGACAAATAAatctttatacataaaatattttgataaatgtgGAATTATATTATTCACATATCTTTTTATTCTAGAGGTTTCTTTGCCTATCATTTCATTGCCAATTATGTAGCTGTTGTGCAATACAGAAAGTTAGGGCCAGGGTCATTGGAGTTGTGACACTGTGTCatctttatatatgtttaattagTGTTTAGTAATCTGTATTGAGTAATCATATCTGTCTCTAGCCCTTACATGTATACATCTTTTTATGTTTGcacaaataaatgtgtataatatAGCATGGTCAATTTAGGGATATGTTTGATCATTATAGGCAAGAACAAGAGAATGCAATTTTTATAAGCTGGATGAAGACATTAATGTTGGTAACTATATGAGTTCTAGTGTTAAGCACCTAGTATTAagtattaagcacctactatttgCTGTGAAGATTcagaaaatggagatgatgattTCTGGAGTTTGAGGAGCCCAGAGTTTCATTCATTATAAACATTTCAGAATGTTAAAAGGTTTCTCAATCTTTATTACTGTATTTGAAATATTCTATCTATGACatctgaagaagttacagaacaGCATGTGTGAATTGATAGTGGCATTGTGATAAGAAATAACATGTTTTTCATTGcggattttaataaaattacaattatgataaaaaatactcattttaagtatatatacttCCTGACAGTGTCTTTCATACAGTCtttttgaaatctaggtggaaagCAACACTAGTATGCACATATCTAAAAAATGGGGATATTCAAAATAAGTCCCTTTACACTGGTTCATGAAGTGTTACTGCATTATGTGAATAAAGGTAACAGCTAAGACctatatataataaaaaccatTATCTCAACACTAGTTAGTTGtatattattaatagttttaGTAAATAGTTTCACATCTTTTTTTATATGTCATTTAATATCATATCAGTCTAATTGAGATAGAAATATTTACCCTCTTTCTCAAGCATTAGTTAAATGtgtatacatacttttaaaacttctgttcttttttcctattcttgCCCTGTTGACATGGAAAAAATATCCTGAATTCTTGCTTtcgctttcttcttttctccctttgttcCACTTGggagcctccaaaagtgctgaatTATAATAGAAGTGAAGTGTTAGTTCTAGTGTCAGATTAAtacagaggaaaatgaaaattataatttttaatagacttttatAATTAGTATTGCTAATCACCTGTTTCCTTTTGAAATACACCTTCTGTGCTCAGATCTAAAAAAGGATTTAAAGTATTTGACTTAAAGGTCTTGACAAGCCCCaaagtctcatttaaaaaaataccatagaAATCTCTACTTAtctcttttgtctttctgtaaggttgtgtttttgtttatagCCATAGTGGTTAAATTATAATAGTCAAAACTGTTATACCCTGAGTGCATAACACAATGTTTAATGCATGTTATATTAgataatctttaaaattaatatttaaaattgagtTTTTAGTAAGTTGGAGATTTGCCATAATTAAATTATGGTagattatatttgtatatttagtaacAAGTCTATGAATGTTGTTAAGGACTTCTATAAGTAATGAACCATACCAGGAATAGGACAGTGTTCCCATTCTCAGAGACTTTCCAATCTGTTGGACATAGGAGAGATTCcctgtatgtgtacacacacacatacacacacacagatgtgcaGAGATTGTGATACAAGGTGGACTGTAAGAAATGGCATGTATCAAAAAAGTTATATAGAAATATTGAAGACAGTGAATAATTAACACTTTGGATCAAGGAAGGCATGTTATATGAATTAAGGGCAACATATTAACATTAGTTGTCCCCTTAgtttaaatatagaattaaaattataGATGTTAGATAAAATTGTATTCAAAGATGGTTCTTTTATGTTAAGAAGTTGGTGTTTTCTTTAATAAGTATTTAACTCATGATTTTCAATTTATCTCCTGTTCTGTAAAGAtagataattcctttttttcccccatttttaatttttatttttggcagctCTTTACAGATGGAATCACAAATAAACTTATTGGCTGTTACGTGGGAAATACCATGGAGGATGTAGTCCTGGTGAGAATTTATGGCAATAAGACTGAGTTATTAGTCGATCGAGATGAGGAAGTAAAGAGTTTTCGAGTGTTGCAGGCTCATGGGTGTGCACCACAACTCTACTGTACCTTCAATAATGGACTATGCTATGAGTTTATACAAGGCGAAGCATTGGATCCAAAGCATGTCTGCAATCCAGCCATTTTCAGGtacattttttctgaatttttccttttgaaaaatatggGCATTTAAGTGccttaaggaaatattttttaaaattgccttttcTTTGTTTGAACAACTATTTGGTTAACTTAGAAACTTTCTTTAgctagggtttttgtttttgttcttgttttccctaaaaagaaagaagtaaatttcTTTATATCTGCAGTTCTCGTCACTGACTCTTTGCAAAGGAAAAACTACAAGAGCTTTTGGATTAACCAGCTGCAGAGAGTCGAGGCTTCTGCTTAGTGTTTTCGAGTTAGTATTTGAGTTGACGTGTTATACATTTGTTACTAACAGTTGCTTATTACTTAATTATTCATGTTTTCAGAGTTCTTGCttagtaaaattttattaatttggttAACAATTCTTTGTTCTTTAAGTTGTTCATTATTATTGTGCTTTCTATAAAGAATAATGTCATATATGCTTGATCATTTTTCCAAAATTGCCAACTTAAAAAATTCTCTTTCTGCTCTTGAAAACTCTAGAAAAAtggccttttttgttgttgttgttgagacggagtcttgctctatccccctggctggagggcagtggcgtgacctcggctcactgcaaggtccgcctcccgggttcacgccattctcctgcttcagcctcccgagtagctgggactacaggtgcccgcaaccgcgcccggctaattttttgtatttttagtagagacggggtttcaccgtggtctcgatctcctgaccttgtgatccgccctcctcggcctcccaaagtgctgggattacaggcgtgagccactgcgcccggcctagaaaatGGTCTTGATTGGAAAACAGCAGGTTACTTCATAGGTTAAAGCAGCAGTTTGCAACCATTTTGGTCTCAAGACTTCTTTATAGCTCTTTGAGGCTGAGTGCCCAAAGAgctttgttttaatatttgattaACGTTTATCAATATTTGCCATATTAGAtactaaaacaaattttttagaataaaagaatatCAAGTACATGTCCTGTTAGCTGTCATTGTGATGAAATTATCACATATCATGTAACCTCTTGAAAACTACACTGTACACTTGTGAGAGAATAAGAGTGAGAAAGGTAAATAATATCTTGTGAAAACAGTTTCAACTTTACAAAATTCCTGAAAGGGTTTTGGATGGCCAGGGGCTCCCTGATCATAGTTTAAGAATTGCTAAGTTAATACACTGGTAAAAATGGAATGTACCAGTATCACTTACCTATTGTAAACCtatatcaaataatatattaaaatattttggcataGAAATCTGTTCAAACCCTAGTTTTTAGccattacatatattttcttcttttacatgAGTCTGATCTTTAGATGTATTAAGAGATTCTGATTAATACATTTGTGTTTACTGTATATCAATTGTTTGGTAATCTTTAGGCTTGCATGTATTTATAAATCCTCAATCTGTTCACAGTGGTTGGCAAATACCTATATAACAGCAGTAAAAATGAATAGATGCATAAATTGGATCCCCCCCAAAGCTGgttttgtatatatacaaaaacatatttcatgAAGTTCCTAGAGAAAGGCCACATGAATTTCCTTCTAACTAAAGCAGAGGGTAAAACATGATTTATCTTCTTCAGTAAcctcaaatagaaaaaataaaattattatagtttTTGATCAAGAACAGTGAAGGTTTGTCAAGGCCGACTTTGGTATTTGATACAATGTTATAAACATGTTTTCAGTAAAAGTATCCTTTTCTATGCTTTTTGGTTAGATCtacttatatattatttctttccaaaatgccaaagcctttgtttatttttctctacttagatctttttaaagatatattttttattgatacatccTCTACAGACATCCTCCCTCATTATGAATATCAGAGTGGTACTTTTGTTATAATACACAAACCTATATTGATACACcgttatcacccaaagtccacagtttacattaggtaCACCCTTGGTgatgtacattctgtgggtttgggcAAATACATAATGCACGTATCCACTGTTAATAGTGTCATACAGTGgagtttcactgctctaaaacaatcctctgtgctctgcctattcatccctctttTCCCCTTAACCAGTGGCAACCCCGATCTTTTTACTGCTTcccagttttgcctttttcagaatctCATATATTTGGAGTCATTTAATTAAGTAGCCTCATTAGATTGGCTTCTTtgacttagtaatatgcatttgtttcttccatgtctttttatggcttattGGCAGATTTCTTTTCAgggtgctgaataatatttcattggatGTACACCAAATCTATTTTGTTCATTCAactactgaaggacattttggttgcttccaagttttagcaaGTATGAATTAAGCTGCTATAAGAATCTCTATGCAGATTTCAATGTAGACATACAAATTTttaactcctttgggtaaatgctgacgagcatgattgctggattgtatggtaagagtatgtttagttttgtaataaACCACCAAACTTTCCCAGaatggctgtgccattttacatttccactagcgATGACTGAGAGTTgctgttgctccacatcttcaccagcatttggtgttgtaagagttttgaattttggtcattctaataaATGTATAGGTatcttattgtttttgtttgcatttccctgatacgtaatatggaatatcttttcatatgcttatttacccatctgtgtatctttgatgaaatggggttgtttgtgttcTTATTGCTGAATTTTAAGAGCTGTTTGGTGTATTTTGGATAATAATCCATTATTGGATAtgagttttgcaaatattttcttccagtctgtgctttatctttttattctcttggcagtgtcttttgcagagtagaaagttttcattttaatgaagtccagcttatccGTTCttcctttcatggatcatgcctttgttgtcgttttttaaaagtcattgccaaatccagggtcatctacattttctcctatgttatcttctcacagagttttagttttggattttacatttaggtctgtaatccattttgacaaaattttaatGAAGGTGTAAGGTATATGTCTAGATTCATGTTTTTGCATGTGAAGGTCCAGTTGttcagcacaatttattgaaaagtctgtcttttctccattttatttcctttgctccttttcaaaaatcagttaactatttatgtgggtctatttctgagttctgtattctgtttcttcatctgtttgtCTAATCTTTTGCAGATATCACACTACcttaattactgtaactttatagtaagtctcGAAGTCAGGTAGTGTTAGTCCTCCAacttgttcttctctttcaaattGTGTTGGCTACTCTGGGCCTTTTGCCTCtctataaaaactttattttttacattttaaaattgactttttaagaatttatttttcattgacaaataataattgtgtatatttgggATACAGTATTcatgtaaactttagaatcagtttttcaATATCACAAAATGACTTGCTGGGATTTTGGTGGGAATTGcgctgaatctgtagatcaaattgggaagaactgacatcttggcAGTATTGAGTCTttttatccatgaacatggaatatctcttatttagttatttgctttcttttatcaTAGTTTTATAATCttcctcatatagatcttgtacatagtttgttagatttatacctaagtattttatttttaggggtGCTACTGTAAAAGgagtgcattttattttcaaatttcagtaTTCATTACTGGTATGtaggaaagcaattgactttctcatgtatatatttttttatcctgcaagcttgctataattgcttattcCAGGAGGTTTTTTTGATCCATTCTGTTAGATTTCCTCCGTAgaaaatcatgttgtctgcaaacaaagacagtttttttttttttttcttgcctcttttttttttttttttttttcttaatgcatTAGCTAGAACTTTCAGTACAGTGTTAAGAAGGATTGGTTAAAAAGCGatgttctttctttattcctgatCTCAGTGGGAAATCTTCAAATTATTTGTCATTAGGATGTTAgctgtagtttttttgtagatattctttatcagatTGAAGATACTGTCtctttattcctagtttgctgagtttTTATGATAATGGGTGCTGGATTTtgcaaaatgctttttctgcacatGTTGATAGGTTCgtgtgatttttctgttttagtcTGTTAATGTAATggattataaattaattttcaaatattgaaccagccttgtatacCTGAGATAATGCCACTTGGTCACAgtgtatagtttatttttatacattgttggatttgatttgcttatgttttgTGTcagcaaatatataaaaaagaaacatttaaaaataatgttttaaataaataggaaatacaaaaatgtagtgTTTTCTGTTGTATATGATATTTGCTAATAGAAAACAATTGAGGTACACTTGATTAAAGTGTTTTTAAGAACTCTTCTTTTTCAATGAGCATTTTatttagttaataaaaatttGATATGTTTATAGTTGTTCTGAAAAAATTTGATTATGGTAagtacaacataaaatttaccattgaaGCAGCATTTTTATCTGGGGTAATACCTGAGGTTGGTTGTCTCACAGCTACAGAAAACTAGGATGCAGACAACCAGAGTGAGATTAAGAGCgcaagtttaataggcaaaagaaagagaagagctctcTGTGCAGAGAGGGGTCCCAGAGAAAATGGGTTGCCAGTTCTGTGCTGAAACGCACGGGGTTTTATAGATTAACTGGAGGAGGCAGTGTTTGATTTGCATAGGGCAtgaaagattggttggaccaggtgtgcctTTTGCATAAAGCGTGTAGAAGCTGGTGGCCCCactttaatcttttattatgcagatgattCTCTACCTGGCCAGTGCCATGTTGCCTGCTTCTTTTTACTGGACACatgatgacaaagaaaagggaagatggaggcTCCATGTTGAATATACCTGGTTTCCAGGTggcccttttctattggcacagctgccagcatttaCCCATGCAAGCTTctagcttgcttatctatgtctgcagcttgaaTTTTCAGGCCACTCTTTGTTAGAagtgatttgggggctgctttccATTAAAAGGGAGCCCTTACCGATAACTCCTTTAccttcactatctgcctaaataatttcttcctgGCTCCTGTGTCACCATCTTAACCGTTTTTTAACATGTACAGCTCAGTAGTGTTACTGCATTCACATGGTTGTGCAATTAATTtcctgaaaaaattttttttttatcttgtaaaattgcaattctatctttttttttttttttgagacagagtcttgccgtgtcggccaggctggagtacagtggtgcaatctcggctcactgcaacctctgccttccaggtttaagtgattcttctgcctcagccttccaagtaactgggactgcaggtgctcaCCACCTCACCCTGCcaattactgtaattttttagtgcccaccacctcgccctaccaattattgtattttttagtgccCACTACCTCGCCCtgccaattattttattttttagtagagacggggtttcaccatgttggccaggctggtctcgaactccagacctcaggtgatcttgcccaccttggcctcccaaagtgctgggataataggcgtgagccactaggcctggcCGATTCTATGCTTTTTAAACAAcaaatcttccttccttcctctagcccctggcaaccatcatctACCTTCTATCCCTAGGAATTTGACTACTTAGGTACATCATGTTAGTGGAATCAtgtaatgtttgtgtttttgtgactggcttatttcacttagcatgaacACTTcaaagttcatctatgttgtgtagcatgtgtcagaattttcttttttttcaaggcTTAATCATATTCCTTTGTatttatatactacattttgtttattcatccatgGATGTATACTTGGGCTAGTcagttttggctattgtgaataatgttgctgtgaacatgaatatgtaaatatgtttttgATACCCTGcattcagttcttttggataaatgcccagaagtgaaattgctagatcatatggtaattctggttttaattatttgaggaaccaccatactgttttctgtaatagCTGTAGcgttttatattcccatcaacagtgcacaagggtaccaatttctttacattcttaccaacagttattttattttttatagtagccattctaatggatATGAGGTGGTATCATAttgtacttttgatttgcatttgcctaatgagtagtaatgttgaacatatgcttattgaccatttgtttactttttctggaGAATCacctattcaggtcctttgcctattttttcatggggttatttgttattttttgttgttgaatggTGGGAGTTTGTTACATGTTCTCAATGTTAACTCCTTGTTAAATacatgatttccaaatattttatgttattctgCAGGTTGCTTTTTCAGTCTTTTGATTGTGTCCTTTGGTgcctagtttttaattttgatgtggtagaatttatttttacttttgttgcctgtgcttttgatgtcatatccaagaaatcagtGCCAAATATCCAGTGTCATGAAGCTTTACCCCTGTTTTCTCATGAGCGTTTTAATACTTTTAGTTCTTACGTTTAGATCTTtggtccatcttgagttagttttcgTATAtggtatatggtgtaaggaaaggggccagcttctttcttttgcatgtggatgtctaGTTATCCCAGTACGATTTgttgtcctttcctcattgttctTCTCTTCCCATTGTTGTCCTTTCCTCATTTAAggttcttggcacccttgttgagtACTGTTTGACtgtataattgtggatttgtttctgggttctctgctctattccatttatctatatgtttttctttgtgacagcatcatactgttttgattacagtAGCTTTGTGTAATAagttgaaatcaggaagtgtaagACTTCCAACTTTACTCTTTTTCAGTGTCATGGACTCTCAGGTCCCTTGAGAGtccatgaattttaggatagatttttctgtttctgcaaaaattgcctttgggattttgatagagattgcgcTGAATCTATGGATCACTTTTGGTGGTAttgaaatattaacaatattgttttccaatccatgaacatggggtgtctttctgtttatttgtgtatttaatttttttcagcaatgttttattattttcaatttacaagtctttcacctcctcaaTTACGGTTATTCCtgagtgtttatttctttttgatactatcataaatggaattgttttcttaatttcttttctggattgttcattgttaatGGTGTAGAAGTGCAActgatttttctgtgttgattttctgttctgCAGCTTTGCTGAATTCGATTTTTAGTAAAAactgttaattttcttaaaaatcattctttaaaattttcatgctTTGTTCAgtccttatttattaaaaattttagatgAGTATGGAACTTGTGATTaggtcataatttttaaaaatctcttcagaAAGCCTAGTTTTTAAGTATATATAGGTGACTGCCACGGTTACAATCGAAGTATACTTATTTCCATGAGAAGATTTGTATTGTAAATCAACTGCCTTCCTTTCTGCTATGATCTGAATATTTGTATCCCCTCAAAAACCTTTTGTTCAGACCTGATTCCAATgaaatagtattaagaggtgtgTCCCTTTGGCAGTATTAGTCATgggggtggagctctcatgaatggcattaatgcccttataagagaGGCCCAAAGAAATTTGCTTGACCCTTCTACCATGCAAAaatgcagcaagaaggtgccatctatgaggaacagaactgtgagaaagaaatttatGTCATTTATAAGCTACCTTGTTTATGGCATTTTTGTTAAAGGAGCCTGAAAAGACTAAGACACTTTACATGTTAATTGTgttatataaaagataaaaaagaccaGTAATTTTGAGACCTGTAGATATTGGCTTGAATTCTGGAGTATGAGAAGAAGGTGATGTGGCTTTATTATCAAAGAATAGGCAGTATTTTAAGTGGATGCTCATTTGGTTTTTGTGTAAGAAAACCTTTTTGTTACAATTATTAGTACATgagattattaaaaattcaaaatagattttaatcCACCTGACATTTCAGTTACTAACAGCTGAGTAACTGGACAACTTCTAACATTACATTTTTTTAGTACACAGAAAAttcaagtaatttaaaaactgctttagATTAATCTTGAAATGTATATTTGCTCTGGAATGACCATATTGCAGCATGATTCTCATGAActtcaaaatactttatttaaaaaacaacttgaGGCAGCAAAAGTATTATAGTTGTCTGACTTTATCCGTGTGATGTGCAGGGCCTCCTTGTCTCCTGATCTCAGTAAGCTTACACTGATCGTTTCAGATCAGAAGAGCAGAAACAGCTTAGTTCTAAAGGGACTGCTgggaaaacatttccaaataactGCAACACTTGGATGACTACTTCCCTGAGTTTTGCTTATTCACTGAAAGCAGAACTACTGTGCCGAACCCTCCAGTGACACGGGCCTTCTGCTCTCCCAGACATTTGCCTCTCTTCCCACCTGCTCTGAATCCAGCATGGAGCAGATGAGGAAGTCATGGAGTTCTGTCCGTTCCAGCACGTGTGTCCCCTTTGCAAAAAGGGAAATTACGTTTTGTAAGAGACCCCAAATCAGGGTCTCATATAAACCCTGGGGTAAAACTGTTAGAAAtgatattattattcatttattttaaaaaatcacagcaAATAAAGTTTGTTAGAGTTAAATACGTGTGACCCCCTCCTAAATCATCTGTTTCatttgtttagtaaatatttctAAGACATAATATTCTGTTGGCACAGATCACCCCTTGTGTTTCATGTAACACAGATTGTATCTTTCTTCAAGCTTTTTGTTTCCCCCTCTTCTCTGAAGTTTTAAAACCAGTTTTAACTGgcttaaagtgtgtgtgtgtgtctgtgtgtgcatgcatgtacatgcatgcatttgcactttcctttgttttgattttatcaCCACCTGGCCTTTTCATCAAGTTGCCTGGTGCTTAAGTACCACAGTTCATTTGGGCTTAGCTTTCTGTGTATATATGCGactgacataaaaataatttgttttctgtattcttgTGGACATGAGTTTATGGTCTTAGGGAGGGTCATTCAAAATGATTTAGtttataaaagtaaatgtttatttactcatttgtttgaGAGTTATGAACCAaagtacacatatataaaaaggttatggattttaatattttaataacgtATTAGATTAAAGATGAGACTAATACTGTTGCTGAGGATGATAATTTGACGATTTACAGTGACATAAAGGAGAAGGAATTTATTGGTACTTGTAATTGTGAATACTGAGTTCAAACATGGGGTAAATCCAGGGACTGTAACAATGTCATTAGGAATATCActttattctgtttattcttttaccttttttttttccttgcaaactTTCCTTAGGATTCTCCATAATAATATCAGTTGGTTTCTCTGACCAGTTTAACCAACCCAG from Papio anubis isolate 15944 chromosome 9, Panubis1.0, whole genome shotgun sequence includes the following:
- the ETNK1 gene encoding ethanolamine kinase 1 isoform X2: MLRGRPRSSADNRNFSRERPGLSSAAVQTRIGDSAASRRSPAARPPVRAPPALPRGRPGTEGSTSLSAPAVLVVAVAVVVVVVSAVAWAMANYIHVPPGSPEVPKLNVTVQDQEEQRCREGALSLLQHLRPHWDPQEVTLQLFTDGITNKLIGCYVGNTMEDVVLVRIYGNKTELLVDRDEEVKSFRVLQAHGCAPQLYCTFNNGLCYEFIQGEALDPKHVCNPAIFRFSSLTLCKGKTTRAFGLTSCRESRLLLSVFELVFELTCYTFVTNSCLLLNYSCFQSSCLVKFY